A single window of Terriglobales bacterium DNA harbors:
- a CDS encoding inorganic diphosphatase — translation MTNYLTLPIGDNAPDLVNAVIEVPLGGENKYEYDKKLQVFRLDRTLYSPVHYPGDYGFIPSTLAGDGDALDVLVLVDKPSFPGCLIEVRPLGVLEMLDQGLCDEKVLAVANNDPRYSEIRNYSEIYPHVLLEIEHFFSIYKDLERKRTQIAGWHDQFAARKVITESSQRFLQARAA, via the coding sequence ATGACCAATTACTTAACTCTGCCCATCGGAGATAACGCTCCCGATCTGGTCAATGCGGTAATCGAAGTGCCTTTGGGCGGCGAGAACAAGTACGAGTACGACAAGAAACTGCAAGTCTTCCGGCTGGATCGAACTTTGTACTCGCCAGTACATTATCCCGGCGACTATGGATTCATCCCGAGTACGCTGGCTGGTGACGGCGATGCCCTCGATGTGTTGGTGCTCGTGGACAAGCCCAGCTTTCCCGGATGCTTGATAGAGGTTCGGCCGCTCGGAGTTCTCGAAATGCTCGATCAGGGCCTCTGCGATGAGAAGGTGCTTGCAGTAGCCAATAACGATCCCCGGTATAGTGAGATCAGAAATTATTCTGAAATTTACCCTCACGTGCTTCTCGAGATTGAACACTTCTTCTCGATCTACAAAGACCTGGAACGCAAACGCACGCAGATAGCCGGTTGGCACGATCAATTCGCCGCACGAAAGGTAATCACCGAGAGCAGCCAGCGTTTTCTGCAAGCGCGGGCTGCGTAG
- a CDS encoding TldD/PmbA family protein: protein MTSEVVVAEKTDLKEIATDVVRRAMAGGATDAEAVVREGSEFSTVVRLGETETLKESGSRAIGVRVFSGQRAASTYSSDFAPQALEQMVNSALALARVTSEDPFAGIPEASQLGSIPGDLDLYYEDVFSLPTQERIEYARRCEKAALGADPRIRNSEGGSFDAATGHKVLANSRGFVGEYRRSYCSVAAVPIAQSEDGSMQRDYWYSVARSLSRLESPEKVGQIAAERTLRRLGARKVKTARVPVVLDPQVSRSILDHIFEGVNGDSVYRGASFLAGKLGERVAGENVTVIDDGTMPGGFGTSPFDGEGIPTRRTVVIDRGVLKSYLLNSYTARKLGLVTTGNAARGLAGNPGIGPGNYFLQPGTKSPKEIIAGIDEGLYITEFLGFGVNLVTGDYSRGASGLWISRGELTYPVEEITVAGNLKDMFCNITEIGNDLEFRGSVAAPTIRLDGLTIAGQ from the coding sequence ATGACGTCTGAAGTAGTCGTAGCTGAAAAAACCGATCTTAAGGAAATTGCTACCGATGTGGTGCGCCGGGCGATGGCCGGCGGCGCCACTGACGCTGAAGCAGTAGTGCGCGAAGGCAGCGAATTTTCTACCGTGGTCCGGCTGGGCGAGACCGAGACCCTCAAAGAATCTGGTTCCCGGGCCATTGGCGTGCGGGTCTTTTCTGGGCAACGTGCTGCCAGTACGTACAGCAGCGATTTCGCTCCGCAGGCCTTGGAACAGATGGTCAACTCGGCTCTGGCGCTGGCGCGCGTCACCTCGGAAGATCCTTTTGCCGGCATTCCCGAAGCATCCCAGCTCGGCTCAATTCCCGGCGATCTCGATCTTTACTACGAAGACGTTTTTTCGCTTCCTACCCAAGAGCGCATTGAGTATGCGCGCCGCTGCGAAAAGGCAGCGCTCGGAGCGGATCCGCGCATTCGCAATTCTGAAGGCGGTTCCTTCGATGCTGCCACTGGACACAAAGTACTCGCGAACTCGCGCGGCTTCGTAGGCGAATATCGCCGCTCCTATTGCTCAGTTGCTGCCGTTCCCATCGCCCAATCTGAAGATGGCAGTATGCAGCGCGACTACTGGTATTCGGTGGCACGCAGCCTTAGCCGATTGGAGTCGCCGGAGAAAGTTGGCCAGATCGCGGCAGAACGCACCCTTCGCCGCTTGGGCGCTCGCAAGGTGAAGACTGCTCGGGTTCCCGTGGTACTCGATCCCCAGGTCTCCCGCTCCATTCTCGACCACATTTTTGAAGGCGTGAACGGGGACTCGGTTTATCGGGGCGCATCGTTCCTGGCCGGTAAGCTGGGCGAGCGGGTGGCCGGCGAGAACGTAACCGTCATTGACGATGGCACCATGCCCGGCGGCTTCGGCACCAGTCCCTTCGACGGCGAAGGGATCCCCACTCGCCGCACCGTCGTTATTGACCGGGGCGTGCTGAAATCCTACCTGTTGAACAGCTATACCGCGCGCAAGCTGGGGCTGGTCACCACCGGCAATGCCGCCCGCGGACTGGCCGGCAATCCGGGTATCGGCCCGGGGAACTATTTTCTCCAGCCGGGAACTAAGTCGCCGAAAGAGATCATCGCCGGGATAGACGAAGGCTTGTACATCACCGAATTTCTCGGCTTCGGGGTGAACCTGGTGACCGGCGATTACTCGCGCGGCGCAAGCGGACTCTGGATTTCACGAGGCGAACTCACCTATCCGGTAGAAGAGATCACCGTGGCCGGAAACTTGAAAGACATGTTCTGTAACATCACCGAAATCGGGAATGATCTTGAATTCCGGGGCTCGGTCGCCGCGCCCACCATTCGTCTAGATGGTCTCACCATCGCCGGCCAATAG
- the ftsH gene encoding ATP-dependent zinc metalloprotease FtsH: MNSTVKTVVFWLVIILSGVLLWQVVKAGGQGTKDREVNLSQFMNDVDQGKVADVTVIGQEVRGHYNGDKSAFHTTVPSSYPEMIKTLRDKGVNITVKDVQGGSWPTWLLNLAPLILLGALWFIMIRQMQTGGNKALSFGKSRARLLSMQQKKVTFKDVAGVDEAKEELREIIEFLREAQKFQKLGGRIPKGVLLVGPPGTGKTLLARAVAGEANVPFFSISGSDFVEMFVGVGASRVRDLFEQGKKNAPCIIFIDEIDAVGRHRGAGLGGGHDEREQTLNQLLVEMDGFESNEGVILIAATNRPDVLDPALLRPGRFDRRVVVPRPDIRGREEILRVHTRKIPLSNDVDLSVLARGTPGFSGADLANMVNEAALNAARQNRKVVLMYDFEVSKDKVLMGAERKSMLLSDEEKKVTAYHEGGHALVAVMRKHSDPLHKVTIIPRGMALGVTMQLPIDDKHTYTRDYLETRLAIMMGGRVAEELFLNTMTTGAGNDIEQATELARKMVCEFGMSSLGPLAFGKKEEQIFLGREINQHRDYSEDTAIKIDQEVQRFVDEGYKSATEILSANRPILERIAKALLEREVLDAQEIQMLIDGKELPAKAAPSQDDGGVQQVLKPEPGRAVKPGERPAPA; the protein is encoded by the coding sequence GTGAATTCAACGGTAAAAACGGTGGTGTTCTGGCTGGTCATAATTTTATCCGGGGTACTGCTCTGGCAGGTTGTGAAGGCCGGCGGGCAGGGTACCAAGGACCGCGAAGTTAATCTCTCGCAGTTCATGAACGATGTGGACCAGGGCAAAGTTGCGGACGTCACCGTAATCGGACAAGAGGTCCGGGGTCACTACAACGGCGACAAGAGTGCCTTTCATACCACCGTTCCTTCCAGCTATCCAGAGATGATCAAGACGCTCCGCGATAAGGGCGTCAACATCACCGTCAAGGATGTTCAGGGTGGAAGCTGGCCGACCTGGCTACTGAATCTGGCGCCTCTCATTCTGCTGGGTGCGCTGTGGTTCATCATGATCCGCCAGATGCAGACCGGCGGGAACAAAGCTTTGTCTTTTGGCAAGAGCCGGGCGCGGCTGCTCTCGATGCAGCAGAAGAAGGTCACTTTTAAAGATGTGGCCGGCGTGGACGAGGCCAAAGAAGAGCTGCGGGAGATTATTGAATTCCTGCGAGAGGCTCAGAAATTTCAGAAACTGGGTGGCCGTATTCCTAAGGGCGTGTTGCTGGTTGGCCCTCCCGGAACCGGTAAGACGCTTCTGGCGAGAGCGGTTGCCGGCGAAGCCAACGTGCCATTCTTCTCGATTTCCGGCTCTGACTTTGTAGAAATGTTCGTCGGCGTGGGCGCCAGCCGTGTACGCGACCTGTTTGAGCAAGGAAAGAAGAACGCCCCCTGCATTATCTTCATTGATGAAATTGACGCGGTGGGACGTCATCGCGGCGCTGGTCTGGGCGGCGGACACGATGAGCGTGAGCAAACCCTCAACCAGTTGCTGGTGGAGATGGACGGTTTCGAGTCGAACGAAGGCGTAATTTTAATCGCCGCTACTAACCGCCCGGATGTGCTTGATCCGGCGTTGTTGCGGCCGGGACGTTTCGATCGGCGAGTGGTAGTGCCTCGGCCGGACATTCGCGGCCGGGAGGAGATCTTGAGGGTGCACACCCGCAAGATTCCTCTTTCCAATGATGTTGACCTTTCAGTGCTGGCCCGCGGCACACCGGGATTTTCCGGCGCCGATCTGGCCAACATGGTCAATGAAGCCGCCCTTAACGCCGCTCGCCAAAACCGCAAAGTCGTTCTGATGTACGACTTTGAAGTGTCCAAGGACAAGGTCCTCATGGGAGCGGAACGCAAGTCCATGCTGCTCTCGGATGAGGAGAAGAAGGTAACGGCGTACCACGAGGGTGGGCACGCATTGGTAGCTGTTATGCGCAAGCACTCTGATCCGTTACACAAGGTAACGATTATTCCTCGCGGCATGGCATTGGGTGTCACTATGCAGTTGCCCATTGACGATAAGCACACCTACACGCGTGACTACCTGGAGACGCGGCTGGCCATCATGATGGGTGGGCGCGTGGCAGAAGAGCTGTTCCTCAACACCATGACCACAGGCGCAGGCAACGACATCGAGCAGGCCACCGAGCTGGCCCGCAAAATGGTGTGCGAGTTCGGAATGAGCAGCCTGGGGCCGCTGGCGTTCGGTAAGAAGGAAGAGCAAATCTTCCTTGGCCGTGAGATCAACCAGCATCGTGATTACAGTGAAGACACGGCGATCAAGATTGACCAGGAAGTACAACGCTTCGTAGATGAGGGATATAAATCCGCTACCGAGATCCTCTCTGCCAACCGCCCCATCCTGGAGAGAATCGCCAAGGCGCTGCTGGAGCGCGAAGTGCTTGATGCACAGGAAATCCAGATGCTTATTGACGGCAAGGAACTGCCGGCCAAGGCAGCTCCTTCCCAGGATGATGGCGGCGTGCAGCAAGTGTTGAAGCCTGAACCGGGACGGGCCGTAAAGCCCGGGGAACGGCCGGCGCCGGCGTAA
- a CDS encoding M20/M25/M40 family metallo-hydrolase, with product MIAKKVVTAVAVVFLAISTFAQSSASQDTHQQAVDFLSALVKIDTSNPPGNEIKTAQYIKGVLDAEGIPSEIIESAPGRASLIARLKGNGSKKPLLLMGHLDVVGVERSKWTVDPFAAVIKDGYLYGRGASDDKAMDAADLVVFLKLHRDRAPLDRDVILLAEAGEEGTSQYGIDYLVEHAWEKIASEYALNEGGITNVVNGRVQYVGVSNTEKVPRGLKLVAHGSSGHGSMPRLDNVNTHLGAAVGKVGSWQPPMRLNETTREFFSRLASISPPDQAYLFTHLDDPQVQEKLRANNIFYNSMLRTSVVPTIMRGGFRENVIPADAEATLDVRALPDENIDQLISTIRNLINDPEVEVTRLEGGQHRPTSAPSDIHNEMFTALERAQKQIWPAAITLPLMQTGATDSAQLRAKGVQAYGIDPPMDDDDLHRVHGNDERMSINGLGQFVDYLWAVVTEVAGGKQ from the coding sequence ATGATCGCTAAAAAAGTAGTGACTGCAGTCGCTGTAGTGTTCCTTGCAATCTCAACCTTCGCCCAGAGCTCGGCTTCGCAAGACACTCACCAACAGGCGGTGGATTTCCTTTCCGCCCTGGTAAAGATTGACACTAGCAACCCGCCCGGCAATGAGATCAAGACGGCGCAGTACATCAAAGGCGTGCTGGATGCCGAAGGTATTCCGTCCGAAATCATCGAGTCGGCGCCCGGCCGGGCCAGCCTCATCGCTCGCCTAAAGGGAAACGGCAGCAAGAAACCGCTCCTACTCATGGGTCACCTCGACGTGGTCGGGGTGGAGCGCAGCAAGTGGACGGTGGATCCCTTCGCTGCCGTAATCAAAGACGGCTATCTCTATGGCCGCGGCGCCAGCGATGACAAGGCCATGGATGCCGCCGACCTGGTTGTATTTCTGAAACTCCATCGCGACCGGGCGCCACTAGACCGCGATGTAATTTTGCTGGCGGAGGCCGGTGAGGAGGGCACCAGCCAATACGGCATTGACTATCTTGTAGAACACGCTTGGGAGAAAATCGCCTCGGAATACGCTCTGAATGAAGGCGGCATTACCAATGTGGTGAACGGACGCGTGCAGTACGTCGGCGTCTCCAATACCGAGAAAGTCCCCCGCGGTCTCAAACTGGTGGCGCATGGCAGCAGCGGTCATGGTTCGATGCCGCGTCTGGATAACGTCAATACCCATCTTGGGGCGGCAGTGGGCAAAGTCGGCTCCTGGCAACCGCCCATGCGTCTGAATGAAACCACGCGCGAGTTCTTCAGCCGGCTCGCGAGCATCAGTCCGCCAGATCAGGCCTATCTTTTTACTCATCTCGACGATCCACAAGTGCAGGAGAAACTCCGGGCAAACAACATCTTCTACAACTCGATGTTGCGTACGTCAGTAGTTCCGACCATCATGCGCGGAGGCTTCCGGGAGAACGTAATCCCCGCCGACGCCGAGGCTACTTTGGACGTCCGTGCGCTGCCGGATGAGAACATTGACCAGCTGATCTCAACCATCCGCAACTTGATCAATGATCCTGAAGTCGAAGTAACTCGCCTTGAAGGCGGCCAGCACCGCCCCACATCCGCACCTTCCGACATTCACAATGAAATGTTCACGGCCCTGGAGCGCGCCCAAAAACAAATCTGGCCTGCAGCAATTACCCTCCCTTTAATGCAGACCGGCGCCACCGACTCCGCGCAATTGCGCGCCAAAGGCGTGCAAGCCTATGGAATCGATCCCCCAATGGACGATGACGACCTGCATCGCGTTCACGGGAATGACGAACGCATGTCAATCAACGGGTTAGGTCAATTCGTGGATTATTTGTGGGCAGTGGTGACAGAAGTGGCGGGCGGGAAACAATAA
- a CDS encoding DUF2393 family protein, translated as MPTIGVGVLIVVIVVAAFTFLSRGEHKGPTPPPAYARKLVLSDLKLSAAENFVGGTVTYLDGKITNNGDKTVTRVIVEANFKNSLGQVVQRETLPIRVLKTTGPYPDVVDLSQAPLAPNQTRPFRLTVEGTLSADWNREYPELRVTQITLK; from the coding sequence TTGCCCACAATCGGCGTGGGTGTCCTGATTGTTGTTATTGTGGTTGCTGCCTTCACGTTCCTAAGTCGCGGCGAGCATAAAGGCCCTACGCCGCCGCCCGCCTACGCCAGGAAGCTCGTGCTCAGTGACCTGAAGCTGAGCGCCGCCGAGAACTTCGTGGGTGGAACGGTGACATACCTCGACGGCAAGATCACTAACAACGGCGACAAGACGGTTACGCGAGTGATCGTAGAGGCTAATTTCAAGAACTCTCTCGGCCAGGTCGTGCAGCGGGAGACACTGCCCATTCGCGTGCTCAAAACTACCGGCCCCTATCCTGACGTGGTTGATCTTAGCCAGGCACCCCTGGCCCCGAACCAGACGCGTCCGTTTCGTCTCACGGTTGAAGGAACTCTTTCTGCCGATTGGAACCGCGAGTATCCGGAGCTCAGAGTTACGCAAATCACTTTGAAGTGA
- the thrS gene encoding threonine--tRNA ligase, whose amino-acid sequence MPDTIKIKLPDGSVQEKPRGTTALDVARDVSPRLASAALVAKTNRDLIDLTKPLDKDTDLRILTEKDAEALQVYRHSSAHLLAAAVLELFPETKLGHGPATDTGFFYDFYRQTPFTPEDLEKIEKKMQELAQQDIPYAREFLPRKEGLERFKAEGDFMKCHFIEQFTKPDEKVSIYKTGKFLDFCRGPHIPSTGKIKAFKLLSIAGAYWLGDEKNPQLQRIYGTSFFNKKDLDDYLHQLEEQKKRDHRVLGKQLDLFSIQELAGPGLIFWHPKGGIIRKTMEDWMRDEYIKRGYSLVYTPHVARLDLWKTSGHEGYYSQNMFTPMELDDADYRVKPMNCPFHILIYKDSLHSYRDLPVRLGELGTVYRYERSGVLHGLLRVRGFTQDDAHIFCTPDQIESEIDGCLDFALAVLQAFGFKDYHAELSIWDVKDRKSYSGTDENWAIAIGALENTLKRRNISYKTMPGEAVFYGPKIDIKLVDAIGRPWQLSTVQFDFTLPERFGLVYVGEDGKHHQPLMVHRALYGSIERFFGVLIEHYAGAFPVWLSSVQVALIPISERHHAYAEQVAKQLRAAGVRVQVDSRNEKMNAKIREHTLQKVPFLLVVGDKEAESGKVSVRTRGKGDEGQVEAADFVKRISRLIEEKTPELA is encoded by the coding sequence ATGCCAGACACCATCAAAATCAAGCTGCCCGACGGCAGCGTTCAGGAGAAACCTAGGGGCACCACTGCGCTGGATGTCGCGCGGGACGTCAGCCCCAGATTGGCCAGTGCCGCCCTGGTTGCAAAGACGAACCGCGATCTGATTGATCTCACGAAGCCGCTGGATAAAGACACCGACCTCCGCATTTTGACTGAGAAAGATGCCGAAGCGCTGCAGGTGTATCGCCACTCATCGGCCCACTTGTTGGCGGCTGCCGTGCTTGAATTGTTCCCCGAAACCAAGCTGGGCCACGGGCCGGCTACCGATACTGGTTTTTTCTACGATTTTTACCGGCAAACGCCATTTACGCCTGAAGATTTGGAAAAGATCGAAAAAAAGATGCAGGAACTGGCGCAACAGGACATTCCTTATGCGCGCGAGTTTCTGCCACGCAAAGAAGGGCTGGAGAGGTTCAAGGCGGAAGGCGACTTCATGAAATGCCACTTCATCGAGCAATTCACCAAGCCCGATGAGAAGGTTTCCATTTACAAAACTGGAAAGTTCCTTGACTTCTGCCGCGGGCCGCATATTCCGTCAACCGGGAAAATCAAGGCTTTCAAGCTGCTGAGTATTGCCGGCGCTTACTGGTTAGGAGATGAAAAGAATCCGCAACTGCAGCGCATCTATGGCACTTCATTTTTTAACAAGAAAGACCTGGATGATTACCTGCATCAGCTCGAGGAGCAGAAGAAGCGCGATCACCGCGTACTGGGAAAGCAGCTGGATTTATTTTCCATCCAGGAACTGGCGGGACCGGGGCTGATCTTCTGGCACCCCAAGGGCGGCATCATTCGCAAGACCATGGAAGACTGGATGCGCGATGAGTACATCAAGCGTGGATATTCGCTGGTGTACACGCCTCACGTCGCGCGGCTTGACCTCTGGAAGACCAGCGGCCACGAAGGTTATTACTCGCAGAATATGTTTACGCCCATGGAACTCGACGACGCGGACTATCGCGTGAAGCCGATGAATTGTCCGTTCCACATTTTGATTTATAAGGACTCGTTGCATTCTTACCGTGACTTACCGGTGCGGCTGGGTGAGCTTGGCACTGTGTACCGGTACGAGCGCTCAGGGGTGCTGCATGGTCTGCTGCGGGTGCGCGGCTTCACCCAGGATGACGCCCACATTTTCTGCACGCCTGACCAGATCGAAAGCGAGATTGACGGTTGCCTGGATTTTGCGCTGGCCGTGTTGCAGGCATTTGGGTTCAAGGACTACCACGCCGAGCTTTCAATCTGGGATGTAAAAGATCGCAAATCGTATTCCGGCACCGATGAGAACTGGGCCATTGCCATTGGTGCCCTGGAAAACACACTGAAGCGGCGCAACATTTCATACAAGACCATGCCCGGGGAGGCGGTCTTTTACGGCCCGAAAATTGATATCAAGCTCGTGGATGCAATCGGCCGTCCATGGCAGCTTTCGACGGTGCAGTTTGATTTCACTCTGCCAGAACGCTTTGGATTGGTGTACGTAGGCGAAGATGGCAAGCACCATCAGCCGCTAATGGTGCACCGTGCCCTCTATGGCTCGATTGAGCGATTTTTCGGGGTGCTGATTGAGCACTACGCTGGAGCATTTCCGGTATGGCTGTCGTCCGTGCAGGTGGCGCTCATCCCCATCAGCGAACGCCACCATGCGTATGCTGAGCAGGTTGCAAAACAACTCAGAGCTGCGGGTGTACGCGTGCAGGTTGACAGTCGCAACGAGAAGATGAATGCCAAGATTCGCGAGCATACGCTGCAGAAAGTTCCGTTTCTGCTGGTTGTGGGGGACAAAGAAGCCGAGTCAGGCAAGGTCAGTGTACGCACCCGCGGCAAGGGCGACGAAGGACAGGTGGAGGCCGCAGACTTCGTGAAACGTATTTCAAGGCTGATCGAGGAGAAGACTCCGGAGCTTGCGTAG
- the selD gene encoding selenide, water dikinase SelD: MTEQKVRLTETVKAAGUASKLSPAALDAVLGKLARQQDANVLVGFDHADDAGVYQIAPDNALVQTVDFFTPIVDDPYTFGQIAAVNSLSDVYAMGGRPLTSLALVCFPEKGDLEILERILAGGLSKMVEAGCTVVGGHSIRDEELKFGYSVTGTVHPQRVLANGGAQPGDGLLLTKPLGTGVISTAIKKGKARPEWIDAAVASMTMLNKTAAEVITTNHVGTGALARPVYAVHALTDVTGFGLIGHARELALASKVSLRIRSGHVPLLPGALECVRAGYIPGGLKANRDFAECVVEFDPQVPDEIRTILFDPQTAGGLLISVAATDSEKLTQALHHAGVPAVEIGEVVPQSEPLIRFLP; this comes from the coding sequence ATGACCGAGCAAAAAGTCCGGCTGACGGAGACCGTCAAAGCCGCGGGTTGAGCTTCCAAGCTGAGTCCGGCGGCGCTGGACGCGGTGCTTGGGAAATTAGCCCGGCAACAGGACGCGAACGTGCTAGTCGGCTTCGATCACGCCGACGACGCCGGGGTGTATCAAATTGCGCCTGACAACGCTTTGGTACAGACGGTTGATTTCTTCACTCCCATCGTGGACGACCCGTACACCTTCGGCCAGATTGCCGCCGTCAATTCTTTGAGTGACGTTTACGCTATGGGTGGGCGGCCACTGACTTCTCTCGCGCTGGTGTGTTTTCCCGAGAAGGGCGACCTGGAGATCTTGGAGCGGATTCTGGCCGGCGGATTGTCAAAAATGGTCGAAGCTGGGTGCACCGTGGTCGGCGGCCACAGCATTCGCGACGAGGAACTTAAGTTCGGCTACTCGGTCACGGGGACCGTTCACCCTCAGCGCGTGCTGGCCAATGGCGGCGCGCAACCCGGCGACGGCTTGCTGCTGACAAAGCCTCTGGGCACGGGCGTGATCTCCACCGCGATCAAAAAAGGCAAAGCTCGGCCGGAATGGATTGATGCCGCCGTAGCCTCGATGACCATGCTGAACAAGACCGCCGCGGAAGTGATAACCACGAACCACGTGGGGACGGGCGCCCTCGCCCGTCCGGTTTACGCCGTCCACGCCCTCACCGACGTTACCGGCTTCGGACTGATCGGCCATGCTCGTGAGCTCGCCCTGGCCAGCAAAGTTTCGCTGCGAATCAGGTCCGGGCATGTGCCTCTACTTCCCGGTGCACTCGAGTGCGTGCGCGCGGGCTACATTCCCGGCGGTCTGAAGGCCAACCGTGATTTCGCCGAATGTGTAGTTGAATTCGATCCCCAGGTCCCGGACGAAATCAGGACGATTTTGTTTGATCCCCAAACGGCAGGCGGCCTTCTGATCTCAGTGGCGGCTACGGACTCAGAAAAGCTGACCCAGGCTTTGCACCATGCTGGCGTTCCCGCAGTGGAAATCGGCGAAGTGGTGCCGCAATCGGAGCCGTTGATCCGCTTTCTTCCTTAA
- the tilS gene encoding tRNA lysidine(34) synthetase TilS: protein MRPGDRLGVAVSGGADSIALLRLLLELRDELGLVLSVVHLNHKIRGPEAEQDQVFVTELAREFALELHASAADVPGHAAAEHLSLEAAGRKSRFEYFRQLMQRRVVDKVATAHTLDDQAETVLLRLIRGAGTRGLAGIYPRVTVQDDDQQLCGEIVRPLLQTRRLDLREYLRELRQPWREDASNLDLKHARNRVRQALLPLLEREFNPETSERLSELAEIARAEEECWKKSVQKILATWSANVVEVSRLVAEPLALRRRLLRQVAEQHGLRLGLKEVERILRLAEAPASGEKMVPLEGGSYVVRRGTKLWFGRGASRENPASKPPNGYEYRLHIPGEVQVAETGTAFKAKLFSNGGKSPGRKRNSEVFRADLLPGELVVRNWRPGDRFWPAHSKGPKKIKELLHEHRVPQEERRLWPVVAAGDEIVWVRGFPGAANRVRSGNDPGVLIEEVFVDS from the coding sequence TTGCGGCCCGGAGATCGTCTAGGGGTCGCGGTTTCTGGGGGCGCGGATTCGATTGCACTGCTGCGGCTGTTGCTGGAACTGCGCGATGAACTGGGACTGGTGCTTTCGGTGGTGCACCTGAATCATAAGATTCGCGGGCCAGAAGCGGAACAAGATCAGGTATTTGTCACGGAGTTGGCGCGGGAGTTCGCTCTGGAACTGCACGCCAGTGCAGCCGATGTGCCCGGACATGCGGCTGCTGAACACCTCAGCCTGGAAGCAGCGGGCCGCAAATCGCGGTTTGAATATTTTCGCCAGCTGATGCAACGCCGGGTAGTGGACAAAGTTGCCACCGCGCACACCTTGGACGATCAAGCAGAGACGGTGCTGTTGCGATTAATTCGCGGCGCAGGAACGCGTGGATTGGCAGGAATTTATCCGCGCGTCACAGTTCAAGACGATGACCAACAGCTTTGCGGGGAGATTGTGCGGCCCTTGCTGCAGACTCGTCGTCTCGACCTGCGGGAATATTTAAGAGAGTTGAGGCAGCCGTGGCGAGAAGACGCAAGCAATCTTGACCTGAAACACGCACGCAATCGCGTACGGCAGGCCCTGTTACCTCTTTTGGAGCGCGAGTTCAACCCTGAAACATCGGAGCGACTTAGTGAGCTGGCGGAAATTGCGCGAGCCGAGGAGGAGTGCTGGAAGAAGAGCGTCCAGAAAATCCTGGCGACATGGTCCGCCAATGTTGTAGAGGTCAGTCGCCTGGTTGCGGAGCCACTCGCGTTGCGGCGACGGCTGCTGCGGCAGGTTGCTGAGCAGCATGGACTGCGTTTGGGATTGAAGGAAGTAGAGAGGATCCTGCGCCTGGCCGAGGCTCCAGCATCAGGAGAAAAGATGGTACCGCTCGAGGGTGGCTCGTATGTAGTACGCCGCGGAACGAAGTTGTGGTTTGGTAGAGGTGCCTCCCGGGAAAATCCGGCGTCAAAGCCACCGAACGGTTATGAATACCGTCTGCATATCCCCGGAGAAGTGCAGGTTGCGGAGACCGGGACGGCATTTAAGGCGAAGCTGTTTTCAAACGGCGGCAAAAGCCCAGGCCGGAAGCGCAATTCCGAAGTGTTCAGAGCCGACCTGCTCCCGGGAGAACTGGTGGTTCGAAATTGGAGACCAGGTGACCGTTTCTGGCCGGCCCATAGCAAGGGTCCCAAGAAGATCAAAGAACTGCTGCATGAACATCGGGTGCCCCAGGAAGAACGCCGGCTCTGGCCGGTAGTCGCGGCAGGAGACGAAATTGTATGGGTGCGCGGTTTTCCCGGCGCAGCGAATCGGGTACGCAGCGGGAACGATCCGGGTGTCCTTATCGAGGAAGTGTTTGTCGATTCCTGA